The following DNA comes from Raphanus sativus cultivar WK10039 unplaced genomic scaffold, ASM80110v3 Scaffold1871, whole genome shotgun sequence.
CTTTTTTACCTGATTCTTAATTCAAGTTCTTGTTAATCTTTGGTTCTtggttctttattttttctttctaaaccttGCTTTTGGCCCAGATGGATTTGTTAACTACAGGCAAAAACCTGGAAACGGCAACATCTCGGCGCAAAACTATTCACCAGATACTAACAACAGTTTGGGTAATCAAAAACCAGGTAGATCATCAACCCCTGACTCGGCAGTTTTAGGAAATTCAAAGACCCCTTTCACCTTCGAGGAGCTAAGCCAGATAACAGAAGGGTTTTGCAAGAGCTATGTCATAGGAGAAGGTGGTTTCGGATACGTCTACAAGGGTATCATTTGCGAGGGAAAGCCAATCGCGATTAAGCAGCTAAAGTCGATCAGTGCTGAAGGATATAGAGAGTTCAAAGCTGAAGTAGAGATCATAAGCAGAGTGCATCATAGGCACTTGGTGTCTCTTGTGGGTTATTGCATCTCTGAGCAACATAGATTCCTCATCTATGAGTTTGTTCCCAACAATACTTTGGATCACCATTTACATGGTACTTCTTctacaatctctctctctctctctcttttacttTCTCTATACTTTGTTGCTCAGTTAGGGTTTGGATTAAGATTTGTGTTGACATGTAAATATGTCTTTCTAATGACAACCGTTTCTTATGTTGTTGTCAGGCAAAGACTTACCGGTTTTGGAATGGACTAAACGAGTCAAGATTGCAGTTGGCGCAGCCAAAGGACTTGCTTATCTACATGAAGATTGTAAGTACTCTCtccattacatttttttaatatattttcttactgaaatgtaaatatattatctttGGTAGAAAACTATGTACAAATTAGAAAGTGAAGATTTGATCTTAAATGATCACTCTAGTAGCTGATTTAGCTTTTCTATCAATTTAATAGGTCACCCGAAGATTATCCATAGGGACATCAAATCGTCAAATATTCTGTTGGATAATGAATTCGAAGCTCAGGCAAAGtcaatatttcattttattttatcttgtttttaataataatacagTATTCATATAAATCGTTAGTATTTTCTTGGCCTAGCATTTGATTAGTTCTTTACAGGTTGCAGATTTTGGACTCGCCAGACTGAACGATACTGCACAGTCCCACATATCGACACGAGTCATGGGCACATTTGGGTACTGTTACATGTCCTCCTTTTTTAGTCATCAACATGTAAAAGATAAGTTAAGGAAAAACGTTACGTTGCATGCATACATGCAGGTATTTAGCCCCAGAATATGCATCAAGCGGGAAACTAACGGATAGATCAGATGTGTTTTCATTTGGAGTTGTGCTACTCGAACTCATCACCGGTCGCAAACCTGTCGACACCTCTCAACCTCTGGGTGAAGAAAGTCTCGTTGAATGGGTACTTTTCATGTCttgatttaataaaattggATTTTAAATAATGGAAATAACAAAATACGAGGGTGTTGGCTTGGTGGCTTGGCAGGCACGTCCGCGGCTAATCGAGGCCATTGAAAAAGGTGACATCAGCGAAGTAGTGGATCCACGGCTTGAAAAGCATTACATTGAAGGCGAAGTCTATAGGATGATTGAAACTGCAGCGTCTTGTGTTAGACATTCAGCTCTAAAACGACCTCGTATGGTTCAGGTCAGGATTATACTCAACCATGGTGACTCGACCTAATGCAAACCCCCCTTAACTGATCTAGAATGTTTCTCACGTTACAAACAGGTTGTAAGAGCTCTGGACACGAGAGACGACATGTCGGATCTGTCAAATGGAGTCAAAGTAGGTCAAAGTATAGTCTATAACTCCGGTCAATACAGTACTGAGATTCGTATGTTCAGAAGAGCCTCCGAAGATTCAACGGATTACGATACTAGTAACGGCTACTACACGAGCCAAGACTTCACAAGCCGTGAATCTGAGAGAGCCTTCAACACTAGTCGCCGAACGAACTACTGAATCAACTCGCcggaaaaattaaaaaaggaaGCTGAATTGTTTCATGTTTGCTTGGGTTCTTTTGAGACCCTTTAAGAAAATTTTGTGAAGGTTCTAAAGAAGTCAAAAAATCTATTACCAAGAAAAATCAAAGATGTCTAGTTTCAAACATGTAAATTTTGTCACCAAAAAAGCTTAAATGAGAATCAAATCTCAGCTCTAAACTCAACAGTAAACgtgttgttttcttttgtttttttgtttctacatTCGGTaacaaatgttttaaaaaaaaaacactgtaAGAGGGTTTCTTTGTCAACGTCAAACCAATGGTGCCCGATTTGTCTTAATCAACCGGTTTGGTTTTTCCTCAAGATTATAATCGTTCAGCGCTCTCGGCTCACTATTGGGCTTTCGTGTATTTTTTCGGCCCAATGCTGTTTttattttgcatttattttaaCCTTCTgtaattattcaaaaaatttagGGTGCAATATGTATTACTCAAAGTTATAAGGGTCAATCTCAATTTTGTACAAAATACAAGGCTGTGTTTTATTCAAGATTTTGTTAGGACAAGAGACTCAATACACGTGTTCAGGTCACGGATCTACGGTTAGTATTAATATTCCGAGTTTTAGATCGCCGCGTCTTTGTTGTGTTCATCGCCTTAAAAACAGATCTAATCGCCAAGTGAATCGTCTCTTCCGCCAAAACAAAAAACGTAGGTGAATCATACTATCTATCCCTTGTTTCGATTCAATTATATTTATCGTGAATCTTATCTGCTAGATCGGAGATTCCATGAATCTCACTGGTCAAAagatttttacatttttaatttgatcGGCTTTGATCACCGTGAATTGATGTTTTACGAATCAAACGCATCGTTTTAATCGATGTGTTGGGTTTAATAAAGTCTTTACCTTTATCACTGTAACTCGTCTTGTTAAGCTGTTTCTATTTCGATGGCTTTTGTCTGATCGCATTTTGTTGGGGTTGGTTGTGATTGTCTGATTACCAAATTCAAagctgctttttttttgtttttgcttgcGAATTGAGTTATTCTCAGTGGTGATTTGTAGAaagtttacttctttttttatgGGGTTTTTGTAAATAGAAAATGGCTGAGGCATCACCTGCATTGAGGAAGCCTGTGTTCACCAAGGTTAGTGAGCTG
Coding sequences within:
- the LOC130504895 gene encoding putative proline-rich receptor-like protein kinase PERK11; its protein translation is MDKVQEQAELIEKKLTPFVASQPKTVKTTGGGVNDQKTTDGSQTTQPPTTSPPSPPSPPDGGGGSQSSPPPMVTVSPPPSNQSTNATSPPTPPSSPPPSTTPPPSPPQPQPPPQSTPAGNSPVVIPPPTPQIQFPLTPPTLVTQQPTVNGLELPNNPIFNPSPPSTPFSPPSPETPGSQGSPPSSPSPPVVPLTPHAPRNPNSLDSPHAAGGSNRVPSSSNSPPSHPSLSGSENNSGGSNRHHANSNNGNGGSGQQSNDSNYTQKTMIGIGLASVLVFVFVAAVFFIRRKQKKSSSPRSNQNYLPPANVSVNTDGFVNYRQKPGNGNISAQNYSPDTNNSLGNQKPGRSSTPDSAVLGNSKTPFTFEELSQITEGFCKSYVIGEGGFGYVYKGIICEGKPIAIKQLKSISAEGYREFKAEVEIISRVHHRHLVSLVGYCISEQHRFLIYEFVPNNTLDHHLHGKDLPVLEWTKRVKIAVGAAKGLAYLHEDCHPKIIHRDIKSSNILLDNEFEAQVADFGLARLNDTAQSHISTRVMGTFGYLAPEYASSGKLTDRSDVFSFGVVLLELITGRKPVDTSQPLGEESLVEWARPRLIEAIEKGDISEVVDPRLEKHYIEGEVYRMIETAASCVRHSALKRPRMVQVVRALDTRDDMSDLSNGVKVGQSIVYNSGQYSTEIRMFRRASEDSTDYDTSNGYYTSQDFTSRESERAFNTSRRTNY